One Hippocampus zosterae strain Florida chromosome 21, ASM2543408v3, whole genome shotgun sequence genomic region harbors:
- the krr1 gene encoding KRR1 small subunit processome component homolog has protein sequence MASVNAMDGVSETQTGTGSDKKPADEADLLTVPDGWKEAPFTKEDNPRGMLEESSFATLFPKYREAYLKDCWPLVEKALGEMYVKASLDLIEGSMTVCTTKKTFDPYIIIRARDLIKLLARSVPFEQAVRILQDDVACDIIKIGTLVRNRERFVKRRQRLIGPKGSTLKALELLTNCYVMVQGNTVSALGPFNGLKEVRKVVMDTMKNIHPIYNIKTLMIKRELSKDPELRVQNWERFLPKFRHKNLTKRKEPRKKSVKKEYTPFPPQQPDSQVDKELASGEFFLRESVKKRAKMAEIKVKQAEALTKKQEQRKKAFIPPKEKPLLKKTKAPVESKLDIEAIKAKVKKAKTKKLGAPPVSPAPPVTSSTNKKKTKGKS, from the exons ATGGCGTCTGTAAACGCTATGGACGGCGTGAGTGAAACGCAAACTGGGACAGGGTCTGACAAAAAGCCGG CGGATGAAGCTGATCTGCTCACTGTTCCTGATGGCTGGAAAGAGGCACCATTCACGAAAGAAGACAACCCCCGCGGTATGTTGGAGGAGAGCAGCTTTGCCACCCTCTTTCCAAAATACAGAGAGGCCTATCTGAAAGATTGCTGGCCACTGGTGGAGAAGGCTTTGGGAGAAATG TATGTGAAAGCCTCCCTTGACCTGATTGAAGGAAGCATGACTGTTTGCaccacaaagaaaacatttgaccCATACATCATCATCAGAGCCAGGGATCTCATCAAGCTGCTTGCCAGGAGCGTCCCATTCGAACAG GCTGTGCGGATATTACAGGACGATGTGGCgtgtgacatcatcaaaatAGGGACCTTGGTGAGGAACAGAGAACGATTTGTTAAGCGAAGGCAGCGTCTCATCGGGCCGAAAGGTTCCACCTTAAAG GCTTTAGAACTACTGACCAACTGCTATGTGATGGTTCAGGGCAACACCGTGTCCGCCTTGGGGCCCTTCAACGGCCTAAAGGAG GTGCGCAAAGTTGTCATGGACACCATGAAAAACATCCACCCCATCTACAACATCAAG ACCCTGATGATAAAACGAGAACTATCCAAGGACCCTGAACTCCGCGTGCAGAATTGGGAGCGGTTCCTGCCCAAGTTCCGACACAAGAACTTGACCAAGCGGAAGGAGCCCAGAAAGAAGAGTGTGAAGAAAGAGTACACTCCCTTCCCGCCACAACAACCAGACAGCCAG GTCGACAAGGAATTGGCTTCGGGTGAATTCTTCCTGAGAGAAAGCGTGAAAAAGAGGGCGAAGATGGCAGAGATCAAG GTGAAGCAAGCCGAGGCGCTGACCAAAAAGCAGGAGCAGCGGAAGAAAGCTTTCATTCCTCCGAAGGAGAAACCCTTATTGAAGAAGACGAAAG CGCCCGTGGAAAGCAAGCTGGACATCGAGGCCATCAAGGCCAAAGTGAAAAAAGCCAAAACCAAGAAGCTGGGAGCTCCGCCAGTGAGCCCGGCGCCTCCCGTCACCAGcagcacaaacaaaaagaaaaccaaggGCAAAAGCTGA
- the cdnf gene encoding cerebral dopamine neurotrophic factor: protein MCLRSKGSTFGLGHAAINNSKHHTMSSLLLCTLLLLNWVSCSKAGNCEVCVGFLHRLYGSVTATHKELTPALMEKELLRACSIAQGKEARLCYYLGASNDAATRVTGSVSQPLASHVPVEKICQRLSSRDTQICELKHEPELRDLSSEDLKKMRVLELRNILASWGEECRGCLEKHEFVSLILEKAPRQSRKGEL, encoded by the exons ATGTGTCTCCGGAGCAAAGGGAGCACATTTGGTTTGGGCCATGCAGCTATTAATAACAGCAAACACCACACCATGTCGTCGCTTCTCCTCTGCACTCTGTTGCTTTTAAATTGGGTGTCTTGTTCCAAGGCAGGAAACTGCGAAG tgtgcgtgggatttctccacAGACTATATGGAAGCGTGACGGCAACCCATAAAGAGCTGACCCCTGCTCTGATGGAGAAAGAACTTTTGCGAGCTTGCTCTATTGCACAGGGGAAGGAGGCGAGGCTG TGTTACTACCTCGGTGCCAGCAACGACGCAGCCACCCGCGTCACAGGGTCTGTCTCGCAGCCTCTGGCCTCCCACGTTCCTGTGGAGAAGATATGCCAGCGCCTCAGCAGCAGGGACACGCAGATATGTGAACTTAAACATG AGCCCGAGTTGAGGGACCTGAGCAGTGAAGACCTGAAAAAGATGCGAGTGCTGGAGCTGAGGAATATTTTAGCCTCGTGGGGAGAGGAGTGCCGAGGGTGCCTGGAGAAACACGAGTTCGTCAGCCTCATCCTGGAGAAAGCCCCGCGCCAGAGTCGAAAAGGAGAATTGTGA
- the hspa14 gene encoding heat shock 70 kDa protein 14 isoform X2, with protein MAAIGVHFGYTCACVAIFKDGRADVIANDAGDRVTPAVVAYRENEQLVGIAAKQGRVRNAANTVDKVKQVLGRSFDDAETQAHKSQTKCQVVNRSGKPYYEIAAGERPKYVAPEDAAKLIFHKMKETAQSALGSDVTDAVITVPFEFGPPQKHALREAAEAAGFNVLRLIHEPAAALLAYNIGQDCSAPKSHVLVYKLGGMSLSVTVLQVNGGLFRVLNTHTDHSIGGESFTQALAQHLATEFKRTFKHDVTSNARAMLKLMNGADMAKHSLSTLGSANCFVDSLHDGADFDCNVSRARFELLCSSLFNKSIQPIRSLLEKTKLSTSDINKVVLCGGSARIPRLQQMIRDMFPDVELLNSAPPDEVIAVGAALQAGLLVGRDHLLSDEESVQVDVSASDILLKERDQSGAEAFTVLLPSGLPLPARRTHTLSAGGQLSSLCLEIYQRFVSEKPEKLAKIILRDLEPKEENHNIDTVVTMKRDGSLHVACVEQNSGRSEIIDIAAAS; from the exons ATGGCTGCTATCGGCGTTCACTTCGGTTACACATGCGCTTGTGTGGCGATATTTAAG GACGGTCGAGCTGACGTCATTGCCAACGATGCGGGAGACAGAGTGACGCCGGCTGTGGTCGCCTACAGGGAAAATGAGCAG CTCGTGGGGATTGCAGCAAAGCAAGGACGGGTACGCAATGCCGCCAACACGGTTGACAAGGTCAAGCAAGTCCTGGGGAGAAG CTTTGATGACGCAGAGACGCAAGCTCATAAGTCACAGACAAAGTGTCag GTTGTAAACCGGTCTGGGAAGCCATATTATGAGATTGCAGCAGGAGAACGGCCCAAATATGTTGCGCCGGAGGATGCCGCCAAACTCATATTTCACAAGATGAAAG AAACGGCTCAGTCAGCTCTCGGCTCCGATGTGACCGATGCCGTCATTACCGTCCCGTTTGAATTTGGGCCCCCTCAGAAGCACGCGCTGAG GGAGGCAGCCGAAGCCGCCGGGTTCAATGTCCTCAGGTTGATCCACGAACCCGCCGCCGCTCTTTTAGCCTACAACATCGGGCAGGACTGTTCCGCTCCAAAGAG CCATGTTCTGGTATACAAACTGGGTGGCATGTCTCTGAGCGTGACCGTGCTGCAGGTGAACGGAGGACTCTTTCGCGTCCTGAACACCCACACCGACCACAGCATCGGCGGAGAAAGTTTCACGCAGGCCTTGGCCCAGCATCTCGCCACCGAGTTCAAACG caCTTTTAAACACGACGTGACCAGTAACGCACGAGCGATGCTCAAGTTGATGAACGGAGCAGACATGGCCAAGCACTCGCTGTCCACGCTGGGTTCAGCCAATTGCTTTGTGGACTCGCTGCACGACGGCGCCGACTTTGACTGCAATGTCTCCAG AGCTCGATTTGAACTgctctgctcctccctcttcaaCAAGAGCATCCAGCCAATCCGAAGCCTCCTTGAAAAGACCAAACTCTCCACTAGTGACATCAACAAG GTGGTTCTGTGCGGCGGCTCGGCACGGATCCCTCGTCTACAGCAGATGATTCGCGACATGTTTCCTGATGTGGAGCTCCTGAACTCGGCGCCTCCCGATGAGGTGATTGCGGTGGGTGCGGCCCTCCAGGCGGGTTTGCTGGTGGGTAGGGACCACCTTCTGTCCGATGAAGAATCAGTCCAAGTGGATGTCTCCGCCTCGGACATCCTACTCAAG GAGAGAGATCAATCCGGAGCTGAGGCGTTCACCGTGCTCCTTCCGTCCGGTCTTCCGCTTCCTGCCCGCCGAACTCACACACTGAGCGCAGGAGGCCAACTCTCCTCCCTCTGCCTGGAGATTTACCAGCGATTTGTCTCTGAGAAGCCAGAAAAGCTCGCCAAg attATATTGCGAGACCTGGAGCCCAAAGAGGAGAACCACAACATTGACACAGTGGTCACCATGAAACG gGATGGTTCCCTCCATGTCGCCTGTGTCGAGCAGAACAGCGGGAGGTCCGAGATCATCGACATAGCAGCCGCGTCATGA
- the hspa14 gene encoding heat shock 70 kDa protein 14 isoform X1, translating into MAAIGVHFGYTCACVAIFKDGRADVIANDAGDRVTPAVVAYRENEQLVGIAAKQGRVRNAANTVDKVKQVLGRSFDDAETQAHKSQTKCQVVNRSGKPYYEIAAGERPKYVAPEDAAKLIFHKMKETAQSALGSDVTDAVITVPFEFGPPQKHALREAAEAAGFNVLRLIHEPAAALLAYNIGQDCSAPKSHVLVYKLGGMSLSVTVLQVNGGLFRVLNTHTDHSIGGESFTQALAQHLATEFKRTFKHDVTSNARAMLKLMNGADMAKHSLSTLGSANCFVDSLHDGADFDCNVSRARFELLCSSLFNKSIQPIRSLLEKTKLSTSDINKVVLCGGSARIPRLQQMIRDMFPDVELLNSAPPDEVIAVGAALQAGLLVGRDHLLSDEESVQVDVSASDILLKERDQSGAEAFTVLLPSGLPLPARRTHTLSAGGQLSSLCLEIYQRFVSEKPEKLAKIILRDLEPKEENHNIDTVVTMKRRDGSLHVACVEQNSGRSEIIDIAAAS; encoded by the exons ATGGCTGCTATCGGCGTTCACTTCGGTTACACATGCGCTTGTGTGGCGATATTTAAG GACGGTCGAGCTGACGTCATTGCCAACGATGCGGGAGACAGAGTGACGCCGGCTGTGGTCGCCTACAGGGAAAATGAGCAG CTCGTGGGGATTGCAGCAAAGCAAGGACGGGTACGCAATGCCGCCAACACGGTTGACAAGGTCAAGCAAGTCCTGGGGAGAAG CTTTGATGACGCAGAGACGCAAGCTCATAAGTCACAGACAAAGTGTCag GTTGTAAACCGGTCTGGGAAGCCATATTATGAGATTGCAGCAGGAGAACGGCCCAAATATGTTGCGCCGGAGGATGCCGCCAAACTCATATTTCACAAGATGAAAG AAACGGCTCAGTCAGCTCTCGGCTCCGATGTGACCGATGCCGTCATTACCGTCCCGTTTGAATTTGGGCCCCCTCAGAAGCACGCGCTGAG GGAGGCAGCCGAAGCCGCCGGGTTCAATGTCCTCAGGTTGATCCACGAACCCGCCGCCGCTCTTTTAGCCTACAACATCGGGCAGGACTGTTCCGCTCCAAAGAG CCATGTTCTGGTATACAAACTGGGTGGCATGTCTCTGAGCGTGACCGTGCTGCAGGTGAACGGAGGACTCTTTCGCGTCCTGAACACCCACACCGACCACAGCATCGGCGGAGAAAGTTTCACGCAGGCCTTGGCCCAGCATCTCGCCACCGAGTTCAAACG caCTTTTAAACACGACGTGACCAGTAACGCACGAGCGATGCTCAAGTTGATGAACGGAGCAGACATGGCCAAGCACTCGCTGTCCACGCTGGGTTCAGCCAATTGCTTTGTGGACTCGCTGCACGACGGCGCCGACTTTGACTGCAATGTCTCCAG AGCTCGATTTGAACTgctctgctcctccctcttcaaCAAGAGCATCCAGCCAATCCGAAGCCTCCTTGAAAAGACCAAACTCTCCACTAGTGACATCAACAAG GTGGTTCTGTGCGGCGGCTCGGCACGGATCCCTCGTCTACAGCAGATGATTCGCGACATGTTTCCTGATGTGGAGCTCCTGAACTCGGCGCCTCCCGATGAGGTGATTGCGGTGGGTGCGGCCCTCCAGGCGGGTTTGCTGGTGGGTAGGGACCACCTTCTGTCCGATGAAGAATCAGTCCAAGTGGATGTCTCCGCCTCGGACATCCTACTCAAG GAGAGAGATCAATCCGGAGCTGAGGCGTTCACCGTGCTCCTTCCGTCCGGTCTTCCGCTTCCTGCCCGCCGAACTCACACACTGAGCGCAGGAGGCCAACTCTCCTCCCTCTGCCTGGAGATTTACCAGCGATTTGTCTCTGAGAAGCCAGAAAAGCTCGCCAAg attATATTGCGAGACCTGGAGCCCAAAGAGGAGAACCACAACATTGACACAGTGGTCACCATGAAACG caggGATGGTTCCCTCCATGTCGCCTGTGTCGAGCAGAACAGCGGGAGGTCCGAGATCATCGACATAGCAGCCGCGTCATGA
- the hspa14 gene encoding heat shock 70 kDa protein 14 isoform X3, which produces MIAGHTDGRADVIANDAGDRVTPAVVAYRENEQLVGIAAKQGRVRNAANTVDKVKQVLGRSFDDAETQAHKSQTKCQVVNRSGKPYYEIAAGERPKYVAPEDAAKLIFHKMKETAQSALGSDVTDAVITVPFEFGPPQKHALREAAEAAGFNVLRLIHEPAAALLAYNIGQDCSAPKSHVLVYKLGGMSLSVTVLQVNGGLFRVLNTHTDHSIGGESFTQALAQHLATEFKRTFKHDVTSNARAMLKLMNGADMAKHSLSTLGSANCFVDSLHDGADFDCNVSRARFELLCSSLFNKSIQPIRSLLEKTKLSTSDINKVVLCGGSARIPRLQQMIRDMFPDVELLNSAPPDEVIAVGAALQAGLLVGRDHLLSDEESVQVDVSASDILLKERDQSGAEAFTVLLPSGLPLPARRTHTLSAGGQLSSLCLEIYQRFVSEKPEKLAKIILRDLEPKEENHNIDTVVTMKRRDGSLHVACVEQNSGRSEIIDIAAAS; this is translated from the exons ATGATTGCCGGACACACA GACGGTCGAGCTGACGTCATTGCCAACGATGCGGGAGACAGAGTGACGCCGGCTGTGGTCGCCTACAGGGAAAATGAGCAG CTCGTGGGGATTGCAGCAAAGCAAGGACGGGTACGCAATGCCGCCAACACGGTTGACAAGGTCAAGCAAGTCCTGGGGAGAAG CTTTGATGACGCAGAGACGCAAGCTCATAAGTCACAGACAAAGTGTCag GTTGTAAACCGGTCTGGGAAGCCATATTATGAGATTGCAGCAGGAGAACGGCCCAAATATGTTGCGCCGGAGGATGCCGCCAAACTCATATTTCACAAGATGAAAG AAACGGCTCAGTCAGCTCTCGGCTCCGATGTGACCGATGCCGTCATTACCGTCCCGTTTGAATTTGGGCCCCCTCAGAAGCACGCGCTGAG GGAGGCAGCCGAAGCCGCCGGGTTCAATGTCCTCAGGTTGATCCACGAACCCGCCGCCGCTCTTTTAGCCTACAACATCGGGCAGGACTGTTCCGCTCCAAAGAG CCATGTTCTGGTATACAAACTGGGTGGCATGTCTCTGAGCGTGACCGTGCTGCAGGTGAACGGAGGACTCTTTCGCGTCCTGAACACCCACACCGACCACAGCATCGGCGGAGAAAGTTTCACGCAGGCCTTGGCCCAGCATCTCGCCACCGAGTTCAAACG caCTTTTAAACACGACGTGACCAGTAACGCACGAGCGATGCTCAAGTTGATGAACGGAGCAGACATGGCCAAGCACTCGCTGTCCACGCTGGGTTCAGCCAATTGCTTTGTGGACTCGCTGCACGACGGCGCCGACTTTGACTGCAATGTCTCCAG AGCTCGATTTGAACTgctctgctcctccctcttcaaCAAGAGCATCCAGCCAATCCGAAGCCTCCTTGAAAAGACCAAACTCTCCACTAGTGACATCAACAAG GTGGTTCTGTGCGGCGGCTCGGCACGGATCCCTCGTCTACAGCAGATGATTCGCGACATGTTTCCTGATGTGGAGCTCCTGAACTCGGCGCCTCCCGATGAGGTGATTGCGGTGGGTGCGGCCCTCCAGGCGGGTTTGCTGGTGGGTAGGGACCACCTTCTGTCCGATGAAGAATCAGTCCAAGTGGATGTCTCCGCCTCGGACATCCTACTCAAG GAGAGAGATCAATCCGGAGCTGAGGCGTTCACCGTGCTCCTTCCGTCCGGTCTTCCGCTTCCTGCCCGCCGAACTCACACACTGAGCGCAGGAGGCCAACTCTCCTCCCTCTGCCTGGAGATTTACCAGCGATTTGTCTCTGAGAAGCCAGAAAAGCTCGCCAAg attATATTGCGAGACCTGGAGCCCAAAGAGGAGAACCACAACATTGACACAGTGGTCACCATGAAACG caggGATGGTTCCCTCCATGTCGCCTGTGTCGAGCAGAACAGCGGGAGGTCCGAGATCATCGACATAGCAGCCGCGTCATGA